Proteins found in one Paenibacillus borealis genomic segment:
- a CDS encoding HAD family hydrolase, with protein MPTLITPHGEHSISAILFDKDGTLLEFVSLWGSWGECFLAQFTRQLQQHGLEFPVQHLASLLGTVHDASGRIVDYDRNGPLAMGTMNDLYAILSWQGYLLGLSWAESMELVDLCRQEADALMEQSKPVLPLPGLLNFLDECAAEGIPLAVVTADETAAAENHLRWIGIRGYFNAVIGTDQVERGKPFPDMALLACERLGVQPAKAAVIGDTNGDMRMAKAAGTAVAIGITGTAAAGPAAAAATRAVAAAASSATDVNAANAHADTAAGSSRTAATRTVRSLLPDADCLVQSYAELGIGRMVR; from the coding sequence ATGCCTACGCTCATTACCCCGCACGGGGAGCATTCCATATCCGCCATCCTGTTCGACAAGGATGGCACCCTCCTGGAGTTCGTCTCACTCTGGGGCAGCTGGGGCGAGTGTTTCCTCGCACAGTTCACCCGGCAGCTCCAGCAGCACGGCCTTGAATTTCCGGTGCAACACCTGGCCTCGCTGCTCGGTACCGTTCACGATGCAAGCGGCAGAATTGTTGATTATGACCGCAACGGCCCCCTGGCCATGGGCACCATGAATGATCTCTATGCCATACTGTCCTGGCAGGGCTATCTACTTGGCTTATCCTGGGCCGAATCGATGGAACTGGTCGACCTCTGCCGGCAAGAAGCAGATGCGTTAATGGAACAGAGCAAGCCAGTGCTCCCGCTCCCCGGCCTGCTGAATTTCCTCGACGAGTGCGCAGCCGAAGGAATTCCGCTGGCCGTAGTCACTGCTGATGAAACCGCAGCGGCGGAGAATCACCTCCGCTGGATCGGCATCCGCGGATATTTCAACGCCGTGATCGGCACGGATCAGGTGGAGCGCGGCAAGCCCTTCCCCGACATGGCGCTGCTGGCCTGTGAGCGGCTGGGGGTGCAGCCAGCCAAAGCTGCCGTGATCGGCGACACGAACGGCGATATGCGGATGGCCAAGGCCGCCGGGACGGCTGTGGCCATCGGGATTACCGGCACTGCGGCAGCCGGACCGGCAGCTGCGGCGGCGACTAGAGCAGTTGCAGCTGCCGCCAGCAGCGCAACAGACGTGAATGCGGCTAACGCACACGCAGACACCGCTGCCGGAAGCAGCCGGACGGCAGCTACACGGACTGTACGCAGTCTTTTGCCGGATGCGGATT